In Gammaproteobacteria bacterium, one DNA window encodes the following:
- a CDS encoding ion transporter, which produces MDRGEPSPRLFESRQRMAYWIEAARVQYFIVAIIVINAVTLGLETSPAVMVRVGYWLLVLDNIVLGVFVLEMSAKLYAYRWGFFRDPWNVFDFVIVSIALIPASGPLSVMRVLRILRVMRLISVMPRLRFVVESLLHAIPGIASIAGLLVLLFYVFAVMATGLYGTEYSAWFGTIGKSMYTLFQIMTLESWSMGIVRPVMESHPYAWLFFIPFILIATFTILNLFIAIIVNTMQTMHDRTQEQERSVIEGAVQTEQVALEEKLEALHEELRELKRLLVNGHLN; this is translated from the coding sequence ATGGATCGAGGCGAACCCAGTCCCCGGCTGTTTGAATCACGTCAGCGTATGGCATACTGGATTGAGGCGGCACGCGTCCAGTACTTCATCGTTGCGATAATTGTCATCAACGCCGTCACGCTAGGCCTGGAAACCTCGCCGGCCGTGATGGTCCGTGTCGGATATTGGTTGCTGGTGCTGGACAACATCGTCCTCGGCGTATTCGTCCTCGAGATGTCGGCCAAGCTGTATGCCTACCGCTGGGGTTTCTTTCGTGATCCCTGGAACGTCTTCGACTTCGTGATCGTCAGCATTGCCCTGATCCCTGCCAGTGGACCGCTATCGGTCATGCGAGTATTGCGAATTCTGCGTGTCATGCGGTTGATCTCCGTCATGCCAAGGCTCCGTTTCGTTGTGGAGTCGCTCCTGCACGCCATTCCGGGTATTGCCTCCATTGCCGGACTGCTGGTGTTGCTTTTCTACGTGTTCGCCGTCATGGCTACCGGGCTGTATGGGACCGAGTACTCAGCATGGTTCGGGACCATCGGCAAATCCATGTACACGCTGTTTCAGATCATGACGCTGGAGAGCTGGTCGATGGGAATCGTACGTCCGGTGATGGAATCTCACCCGTACGCCTGGCTGTTTTTCATTCCTTTCATACTAATCGCAACGTTTACCATCCTTAACCTCTTCATTGCCATTATCGTCAACACTATGCAAACCATGCATGACCGCACGCAGGAGCAGGAACGATCCGTCATCGAAGGTGCGGTACAAACAGAGCAGGTTGCGCTGGAAGAGAAACTGGAGGCGCTCCACGAAGAACTGAGAGAGCTGAAGCGACTGCTTGTTAATGGCCATCTAAACTGA